One Ranitomeya variabilis isolate aRanVar5 chromosome 5, aRanVar5.hap1, whole genome shotgun sequence DNA window includes the following coding sequences:
- the LOC143776537 gene encoding uncharacterized protein LOC143776537 — protein MINVILAELRETIAAFPEGPQPPSQRDHSCFADSYQGPQPPSQRDHSHLPRGTTAASAGKKCLLLMRALLHSDSVLRKLKLARETGGDEMGGEMSGGGAQSSAAPEVPPSSRSQSRRRYRRRGQAAVSQQAPESDEKQGTDVDPGIDVDLLIEEVREREPLWNMADRRHSDKYLTRRLWLEVCHNVISNWEDLSSRQQTLDRK, from the exons ATGATAAATGTTATACTTGCAGAGCTACGAGAAACCATAgccgccttcccagagggaccacagccgccttcccagagggaccacagctgctttgctgat AgctaccagggaccacagccgccttcccAGAGAGACCACAGCCaccttcccagagggaccacagccgccagTGCGGGGAAaaaatgtcttcttctgatgagagCCCTTCTCCACAGTGACAGCGTGTTGCG gaagctgaagctggCGAGGGAGACAGGAGGAGACGAGATGGGTGGAGAAATGTCAGGAGggggcgcacagagt tctgctgcacCAGAAGTTCCTCCCAGCAGCAGGTCCCAGAGTCGGCGTCGTTATCGTCGCCGCGGTCAGGCAGCA GTTTCACAGCAGGCTCCCGAGTCAGATGAGAAACAGGGAACAGATGTGGACCCGGGAATAGATGTGGACCTTCTCATCGAGGAggtccgcgagcgggagccgctgtggaatatggctgaccgcaggcattcaGACAAGTACCTTACACGTCGGCTCTGGTTAGAAGTCTGTCATAATGTCATCAGCAACTGGGAGGACCTAAGTTCAAGGCAGCAGACTCTTGATCGCAAGTAG